From Quercus lobata isolate SW786 chromosome 1, ValleyOak3.0 Primary Assembly, whole genome shotgun sequence, one genomic window encodes:
- the LOC115969573 gene encoding probable protein arginine N-methyltransferase 6 — MYSSSNHSNGYHPQHQHEDNRFGQTHSHSKDRVRRYTRGGATSTNSRSRDFRDSHGHAGPTSASALRVSDQHQKPATDFDMAYFHSYAHVGIHEEMIKDRVRTETYRMAIMQHQSAIAGKVVVDVGCGTGILSIFCAQAGAKRVYAVDASEIALQANEVVKANNLSDTVIVLHGRVEDVEIDEEVDVIISEWMGYMLLYESMLGSVITARDRWLKPGGLILPSNATLYMAPVTHSDRYSESIDFWRNVYGIDMSAMLPLAKQCAFEEPCVETITGENVLTWPHVVKHVDCYTITIHELESVTTRYKFKSMMRAPLHGFAFWFDVEFSGPAVSPSNNHTLSLLVDNNPIDGSQRKKRANPNEALVLSTAPEDPPTHWQQTMIYFYDPIEVEQDQLIEGSVTLSQSKENARFMNIHLEYASGGRAFVKESVMR, encoded by the exons ATGTATTCGAGTTCGAATCACAGTAACGGCTACCACCCACAACACCAACACGAAGACAATCGTTTCGGACAAACACACAGTCACAGCAAGGACCGAGTTCGCAGGTACACTCGTGGCGGCGCTACTAGTACTAATAGTAGGTCACGTGACTTCAGGGACTCCCATGGCCATGCTGGTCCTACCTCTGCCTCTGCCCTTAGGGTTTCTGACCAGCACCAGAAACCTGCTACTGATTTCGACATGGCTTACTTTCACTCTTACGCCCACGTTGGCATTCACGAAGAAATGATCAAG GATCGTGTACGGACTGAAACTTATAGGATGGCAATCATGCAGCATCAGAGCGCTATTGCAGGCAAA GTTGTAGTGGATGTTGGTTGTGGCACAGGCATTCTGTCGATATTTTGTGCCCAAGCTGGTGCAAAACGG GTATATGCTGTTGATGCAAGTGAGATTGCATTGCAG GCAAATGAAGTTGTGAAGGCTAATAATTTATCTGATACAGTCATTGTATTGCATGGAAGAGTTGAG GATGTTGAAATAGACGAGGAGGTTGATGTTATAATTTCCGAATGGATGGGCTACATGCTTCTCTATGAG AGTATGCTGGGAAGTGTGATCACTGCAAGAGATCGATGGCTGAAGCCTGGAGGTCTTATACTTCCTTCAAATGCAACG TTGTACATGGCACCAGTTACGCACTCTGACAGATACAGTGAAAGCATTGATTTCTGGCGCAATGTTTATGGAATTGATA TGTCTGCCATGTTGCCACTAGCAAAACAGTGTGCATTTGAGGAGCCATGCGTGGAGACAATAACGGGTGAGAACGTTTTGACATGGCCGCATGTG GTAAAGCATGTTGACTGTTATACAATTACAATTCATGAGCTAGAATCTGTCACAACTAGATATAAGTTCAAGTCAATGATGAGAg CTCCACTGCATGGGTTTGCATTTTGGTTTGATGTTGAATTCAGTGGACCTGCTGTATCTCCCTCCAATAATCACACACTATCATTGCTTGTTGATAATAATCCCATAGATGGTAGTCAGAGGAAGAAACGGGCAAATCCCAATGAAGCATTGGTGCTGTCCACTGCACCTGAGGACCCTCCAACACATTGGCAACAG aCAATGATATACTTTTATGACCCGATAGAGGTGGAGCAAGATCAACTGATTGAAGGCTCGGTAACACTATCACAAAGCAAAGAAAATGCTCGATTCATGAATATTCACCTTGAATATGC TTCGGGTGGCCGAGCCTTTGTAAAGGAGTCAGTAATGCGATAA